From the Malus domestica chromosome 17, GDT2T_hap1 genome, one window contains:
- the LOC139193307 gene encoding prunin 1 Pru du 6.0101-like: MVYGIRGSASVQVVNENDNPILDDQVQEGLLFIVPQNHGVITQAGNKGFEYIAYKTTDNAMIITLAGLTSILRALPLEVLANAYQIHRQQAQQLKYNRPETIALSSSQSFQMRRDREMSDGVLFEEVKEIRSKRDRESFGCLLGFCRSTVEV; the protein is encoded by the exons ATGGTGTACGGAATCAGAGGAAGCGCAAGTGTTCAGGTTGTGAACGAGAACGACAACCCGATCTTGGACGACCAAGTGCAGGAGGGACTATTGTTCATCGTGCCTCAGAACCACGGAGTGATCACGCAGGCCGGCAACAAGGGATTCGAGTACATCGCCTACAAGACCACTGACAACGCCATGATCATCACTCTTGCTGGGTTGACTTCCATACTACGCGCACTGCCGCTGGAAGTGCTTGCCAACGCTTACCAGATTCACCGCCAGCAGGCCCAGCAGCTCAAGTACAATAGGCCGGAGACCATTGCCTTGAGCTCCAGCCAGTCTTTCCAGATGAGG AGAGATAGAGAAATGAGTGATGGTGTTTTGTTTGAAGAGGTGAAAGAGATCAGAAGCAAGAGAGATCGAGAAAGTTTTGGTTGtcttttgggtttttgcagatccacggtggaggtatga